The following proteins are encoded in a genomic region of Kosakonia oryzae:
- a CDS encoding sulfite exporter TauE/SafE family protein, which translates to MELFQQLFMVSPLLLVVLFFVALLAGFIDALAGGGGLLTVPALLAAGMTPAQALATNKLQACGGSISATLYFIRRKVVNLADQKLNILMTFIGSTTGALLVQHVQSDVLRQILPVLVICIGLYFLLMPKLGEEDRQRRLYGLPFALVSGGCVGFYDGFFGPGAGSFYALAFVTLAGFNLAKSTAHAKVLNATSNVGGLLLFIIGGKVVWGTGFIMLAGQFLGARMGSRLVLSKGQKLIRPMIVIVSAVMSAKLLYDSHGQEILHFLGVNV; encoded by the coding sequence ATGGAACTCTTTCAACAACTGTTTATGGTATCGCCATTACTGCTGGTGGTGCTTTTTTTTGTCGCGCTGCTGGCCGGTTTTATTGACGCGCTGGCGGGCGGCGGCGGGCTGTTAACGGTGCCTGCGTTACTGGCGGCAGGTATGACGCCAGCCCAGGCGCTGGCAACGAATAAATTACAGGCCTGCGGCGGTTCGATTTCTGCGACGCTGTATTTTATCCGCCGCAAAGTGGTGAATCTTGCCGATCAGAAACTCAATATCCTGATGACCTTTATCGGCTCAACCACCGGTGCGCTATTGGTGCAGCACGTGCAATCGGATGTGCTGCGTCAAATCCTGCCGGTTCTGGTGATCTGTATCGGTCTCTACTTTCTATTGATGCCGAAGCTGGGTGAGGAAGATCGTCAGCGTCGTTTGTACGGGCTGCCGTTTGCGCTGGTGTCTGGCGGCTGTGTCGGTTTTTACGACGGTTTCTTCGGCCCCGGCGCCGGTTCATTTTACGCGCTGGCTTTTGTGACGCTCGCAGGGTTCAACCTGGCGAAATCCACCGCGCATGCCAAAGTGCTGAATGCCACCTCGAATGTCGGCGGTCTGCTGCTGTTTATTATTGGCGGCAAAGTTGTGTGGGGCACGGGTTTCATTATGCTGGCCGGGCAGTTTCTCGGCGCGCGGATGGGCTCGCGTCTGGTGCTCAGCAAAGGGCAAAAACTCATTCGTCCGATGATTGTGATTGTCTCGGCGGTGATGAGTGCAAAACTTCTTTATGACAGTCACGGCCAGGAGATCCTCCATTTTCTGGGGGTGAACGTATGA
- the mnmC gene encoding bifunctional tRNA (5-methylaminomethyl-2-thiouridine)(34)-methyltransferase MnmD/FAD-dependent 5-carboxymethylaminomethyl-2-thiouridine(34) oxidoreductase MnmC, with amino-acid sequence MKQTAIQSANLEFNAEGTPVSRDFDDVYFSNDNGLEETRYVFLGGNQLEQRFPEHPRPLFVVAESGFGTGLNFLTLWQAFAAFRAANPDATLERLHFISFEKFPLTQDDLRKAHAHWPELAPWAEQLQAQWPLPFGGCHRLLLDEGRVTLDLWFGDINQLTDTLDDSLNQRVDAWFLDGFAPAKNPDMWTPNLFAAMARLARPGGTLATFTSAGFVRRGLQEAGFTMRKSKGFGRKREMLTGVMENSVAPAPRAPWFARSGTEVRDVALIGGGVASALLSLALLRRGWQVTLYCADDAPAEGASGNRQGALYPLLSAHDPALARFFPAAFTFARRLYDALPVTFDHQWCGVTQLGWDEKSQQKIAQMLTLDLPPEIARAVDAQAVKAETGVETECGGVNYPLGGWLCPAQLTATVIQLACEQGLQVHYGHEVEQLTRDGQHWQLHFRDGSAREHAAVVLANGHRIHHFPQTEKLPVYPVAGQVSHIPTSNMLSALRQVLCYDGYLTPQNPHNQQHCIGASYHRGQQEADYSAADQQQNRQRLIDCFPHAAWAKEVDVSDGDARCGVRCATRDHLPMVGNVADFDATLAAYAQLAERPEEAVSAPVYEDLFMLGALGSRGLCSAPLAAEILASQMSDEPIPLDGETLAALNPNRLWVRKLLKGRAVK; translated from the coding sequence GTGAAACAAACCGCTATACAATCTGCCAACCTTGAATTCAACGCTGAGGGTACACCTGTTTCCCGAGATTTCGACGACGTCTACTTCTCTAATGATAACGGACTGGAAGAGACGCGTTATGTTTTTCTCGGCGGCAACCAACTGGAACAGCGTTTTCCTGAACACCCGCGCCCGCTGTTTGTGGTTGCGGAGAGCGGGTTTGGCACCGGTCTGAATTTTCTCACGTTGTGGCAGGCATTCGCGGCCTTTCGCGCAGCCAACCCTGACGCTACCCTGGAAAGATTACATTTCATCAGTTTTGAAAAATTTCCTCTCACCCAGGACGATCTGCGCAAAGCCCACGCGCACTGGCCGGAACTGGCACCCTGGGCGGAACAGTTACAGGCGCAGTGGCCGCTGCCCTTTGGCGGCTGCCACCGATTGCTGCTCGATGAAGGCCGTGTGACGCTGGATTTATGGTTTGGCGATATCAATCAACTCACCGATACGCTTGATGATTCCTTAAACCAGCGCGTCGATGCCTGGTTTCTGGATGGCTTTGCACCGGCGAAAAACCCGGATATGTGGACGCCAAACCTGTTTGCCGCAATGGCTCGCCTGGCAAGACCGGGCGGCACGCTGGCGACTTTTACCTCGGCAGGTTTTGTCCGTCGGGGTTTGCAGGAAGCGGGCTTTACCATGCGCAAAAGCAAAGGTTTTGGCCGCAAACGCGAAATGTTGACCGGCGTAATGGAGAACAGCGTTGCGCCTGCACCGCGTGCGCCGTGGTTTGCCCGCAGCGGAACCGAGGTACGCGATGTGGCGCTGATTGGCGGCGGTGTCGCCAGCGCGCTGTTATCGCTGGCTTTGTTGCGACGCGGCTGGCAGGTGACGCTTTACTGCGCCGACGACGCGCCCGCCGAGGGCGCATCCGGCAACCGCCAGGGAGCGCTTTATCCGCTGCTCAGCGCTCACGATCCGGCGCTGGCCCGCTTCTTCCCTGCGGCGTTTACCTTTGCCCGCCGTCTGTACGATGCGTTACCCGTGACGTTTGACCATCAATGGTGCGGCGTCACACAGCTTGGTTGGGATGAAAAAAGCCAACAAAAAATCGCGCAAATGCTGACGCTGGATCTGCCGCCGGAGATTGCCCGTGCGGTTGATGCACAAGCGGTGAAAGCCGAAACCGGCGTGGAAACGGAATGTGGCGGCGTGAATTACCCGCTCGGCGGCTGGCTCTGCCCGGCGCAGTTAACGGCCACCGTGATTCAGCTTGCCTGCGAGCAGGGTTTGCAGGTGCATTATGGACATGAAGTCGAACAATTAACCCGTGACGGACAACACTGGCAATTGCATTTCCGTGATGGCAGTGCGCGGGAACATGCGGCGGTCGTGCTGGCCAACGGGCATCGCATTCACCATTTCCCGCAAACGGAGAAACTGCCCGTCTACCCTGTTGCCGGCCAGGTCAGCCATATTCCGACCAGCAATATGCTCTCTGCGCTTCGCCAGGTGCTGTGCTATGACGGCTATCTGACGCCGCAGAACCCGCATAACCAGCAGCACTGCATCGGTGCCAGCTATCATCGCGGGCAACAGGAGGCAGATTACAGCGCGGCGGATCAGCAGCAGAATCGCCAGCGGCTTATCGACTGTTTCCCGCATGCAGCCTGGGCTAAAGAGGTGGATGTCAGCGATGGCGACGCGCGTTGCGGCGTGCGCTGCGCAACGCGGGATCATCTGCCGATGGTCGGGAATGTCGCCGACTTTGACGCCACGCTGGCAGCTTATGCCCAACTGGCGGAACGGCCGGAAGAAGCGGTCAGCGCACCGGTCTACGAAGATTTATTCATGCTTGGCGCGCTCGGTTCGCGCGGTTTGTGCAGCGCGCCGCTGGCGGCGGAGATTCTGGCTTCGCAGATGAGTGACGAGCCGATTCCGCTGGATGGCGAAACACTGGCAGCGCTTAATCCGAATCGTTTGTGGGTCAGAAAGTTATTGAAAGGCAGAGCGGTGAAGTGA
- a CDS encoding YfcL family protein, translated as MIAEFESRILALIDSMVDHASDDELFAGGYLRGHLTLAVAELEGDDNHSPENLYQKVTSSVETAIQAGELSPRDQALVMGMWENLYQQAKSH; from the coding sequence ATGATCGCGGAGTTTGAATCACGCATTCTGGCGTTAATCGATAGTATGGTGGATCACGCCAGTGATGATGAGTTGTTTGCGGGCGGTTATCTGCGCGGCCATTTGACGCTGGCAGTGGCTGAACTGGAAGGCGATGACAACCATTCGCCGGAAAATCTGTACCAGAAAGTCACCAGTAGCGTGGAAACCGCCATTCAGGCTGGAGAACTGTCGCCGCGCGATCAGGCGCTGGTGATGGGCATGTGGGAAAACCTCTATCAGCAGGCGAAGTCGCATTAA
- the fabB gene encoding beta-ketoacyl-ACP synthase I, producing the protein MKRAVITGLGIVSSIGNNQQEVLASLREGRSGITFSQEFKDSGMRSHVWGNVKLDTTGLIDRKVVRFMNDASIYSYLSMQQAIEDAGLKDEVYQNNPRVGLIAGSGGSSKSQVFGADAMRSPRGLKAVGPYVVTKAMASAVSACLATPFKIHGVNYSISSACATSAHCIGNAVEQIQLGKQDIVFAGGGEELCWEMACEFDAMGALSTKYNETPEKASRTYDKHRDGFVIAGGGGMVVVEELEHALARGAHIYAEIVGYGATSDGADMVAPSGEGAVRCMKMAMQDVDTPIDYLNSHGTSTPVGDVKELGAIREVFGDNSPAISATKAMTGHSLGAAGVQEAIYSLLMLEHGFIAPSINVEELDEQAVGLNIVTKPMEASLTTVMSNSFGFGGTNATLVMRKLK; encoded by the coding sequence ATGAAACGTGCAGTGATTACTGGCCTGGGCATCGTTTCCAGCATTGGTAATAACCAGCAGGAAGTCCTGGCATCTCTGCGTGAAGGACGCTCAGGGATCACATTCTCTCAGGAATTTAAAGATTCCGGCATGCGCAGCCACGTATGGGGTAACGTTAAACTGGACACCACTGGTTTGATCGACCGTAAAGTGGTTCGTTTCATGAACGATGCCTCTATCTATTCCTATCTTTCCATGCAGCAGGCGATCGAAGATGCTGGCCTGAAAGACGAGGTTTATCAGAACAACCCGCGCGTGGGCCTGATTGCAGGTTCTGGCGGTTCTTCTAAATCTCAGGTTTTCGGCGCTGATGCGATGCGTAGCCCGCGTGGTCTGAAAGCTGTGGGGCCTTATGTGGTGACCAAAGCGATGGCGTCGGCGGTGTCCGCTTGCCTCGCAACACCCTTTAAAATCCACGGCGTTAACTACTCTATCAGCTCTGCTTGCGCCACTTCCGCGCACTGCATCGGTAACGCAGTAGAACAGATTCAACTGGGCAAACAGGACATCGTTTTTGCTGGCGGCGGCGAAGAGCTGTGCTGGGAAATGGCCTGCGAATTTGACGCGATGGGCGCGCTGTCCACCAAATACAATGAAACGCCAGAAAAAGCTTCCCGTACCTATGACAAACACCGTGACGGTTTCGTTATCGCGGGCGGCGGCGGCATGGTTGTTGTTGAAGAGCTGGAGCATGCACTGGCGCGTGGCGCGCACATCTATGCAGAGATCGTTGGCTACGGCGCGACTTCTGATGGTGCGGACATGGTAGCGCCGTCAGGCGAAGGCGCAGTGCGTTGCATGAAGATGGCAATGCAAGACGTTGATACACCGATCGACTACCTGAACTCCCACGGTACTTCCACGCCGGTTGGCGACGTGAAAGAACTGGGCGCTATTCGCGAAGTGTTCGGCGACAATAGCCCGGCTATCTCCGCAACCAAAGCGATGACCGGTCACTCTCTGGGCGCTGCTGGCGTACAGGAAGCGATCTACTCGCTGCTGATGCTGGAACACGGCTTTATCGCGCCGAGCATCAACGTGGAAGAGCTGGACGAGCAGGCTGTTGGCCTGAATATCGTGACAAAACCGATGGAAGCCTCGTTGACAACGGTAATGTCCAACAGCTTCGGTTTTGGCGGTACTAACGCCACGCTGGTGATGCGCAAACTGAAATAA
- the mepA gene encoding penicillin-insensitive murein endopeptidase translates to MKKTAIALLTLLVCAAATAATPWQKLTHPVAGSPQSIGAFANGCIVGAHALPLQSDNYQVMRTDQRRYFGHPDLVLFIQRLSTQVHNLGLGTVLVGDMGMPAGGRFNGGHASHQSGLDVDIFLQLPKTRWSAAQLLKPQALDLVSRDGKQVVPALWKPEISSMIKLAAQDNDVTRIFVNPAIKQQLCLDAGTDRDWLRKVRPWFQHRAHMHVRLRCPADSLECQDQPLPPPGDGCGAELQSWFEPAKPGSTIPEKKTPPPLPPSCQALLDEHAL, encoded by the coding sequence ATGAAAAAAACGGCAATTGCGCTGTTAACTCTGCTGGTGTGCGCCGCCGCGACGGCGGCGACTCCGTGGCAAAAATTGACGCATCCGGTCGCCGGTAGCCCGCAATCCATTGGCGCGTTCGCCAATGGTTGTATTGTTGGTGCGCATGCGCTGCCGCTGCAATCGGACAACTATCAGGTGATGCGTACTGACCAGCGGCGCTATTTTGGCCATCCCGATCTGGTGCTGTTTATTCAGCGTCTGAGCACTCAGGTGCACAATCTGGGGCTGGGTACGGTGCTGGTAGGCGATATGGGAATGCCGGCCGGTGGACGTTTCAACGGCGGCCACGCCAGCCATCAATCCGGGCTGGATGTTGATATCTTCCTGCAACTGCCGAAAACGCGCTGGAGCGCCGCGCAGTTGCTGAAACCACAGGCGCTGGATCTTGTCTCACGCGATGGTAAGCAGGTCGTGCCCGCGCTGTGGAAGCCGGAAATCAGTAGCATGATCAAGCTGGCGGCACAAGATAACGATGTGACGCGCATTTTCGTTAATCCGGCGATCAAACAGCAGCTTTGCCTCGATGCCGGAACCGATCGCGACTGGCTGCGTAAAGTGCGTCCGTGGTTCCAGCATCGTGCGCATATGCACGTGCGTTTGCGCTGCCCGGCCGATAGCCTGGAGTGCCAGGATCAACCTCTGCCGCCGCCTGGCGACGGTTGCGGCGCAGAACTGCAAAGCTGGTTTGAACCGGCGAAACCCGGCAGCACAATCCCTGAGAAAAAGACGCCGCCGCCATTGCCGCCGTCTTGTCAGGCTTTACTGGATGAACACGCACTCTGA
- a CDS encoding elongation factor P hydroxylase: protein MTHHYQQLIDIFDGCFADDFNTRLIKGDDEPIYLPADADAPYNRIVFAHGFYASALHEISHWCIAGAERRKQVDFGYWYCPDGRDAVTQGQFEDVEVKPQAFDWLFCVAAGFPFNVSCDNLEGDVEPDRIVFQRRVHAQVMAYLEQGIPPRPARFIKALQDYYQTPPLAAEQFPWPEDL from the coding sequence ATGACACATCACTACCAACAATTGATTGATATTTTTGACGGCTGCTTTGCCGACGATTTTAATACCCGTCTGATTAAAGGCGATGACGAACCGATCTATCTTCCTGCTGATGCGGACGCGCCGTATAACCGCATTGTTTTTGCTCACGGTTTTTATGCCAGCGCGTTACATGAGATTTCGCACTGGTGTATCGCCGGTGCCGAGCGTCGCAAGCAGGTGGATTTTGGCTACTGGTATTGCCCTGACGGCCGCGATGCCGTAACGCAGGGGCAGTTCGAGGATGTTGAAGTAAAACCGCAGGCGTTTGACTGGTTGTTTTGCGTGGCGGCGGGTTTCCCGTTTAATGTCAGTTGCGACAACCTGGAAGGCGATGTCGAGCCAGATCGTATCGTGTTCCAGCGCCGCGTTCACGCGCAGGTCATGGCTTATCTGGAGCAGGGCATTCCCCCGCGCCCGGCGCGTTTTATCAAGGCATTACAGGATTATTATCAAACGCCGCCTTTAGCGGCAGAACAGTTCCCATGGCCGGAAGATCTTTGA